From the Pseudomonas syringae KCTC 12500 genome, the window CTGGGGCCGAAGATCGAGCATCACCCGCGCTTTCCGGCCCGGGTCAACGTCGGCTTTCTTCACGTTGTGGACCGTCAGCGTGCGCAGTTGCGTGTCTGGGAACGCGGTGCCGGGGAAACCCAGGCGTGCGGCACCGGTGCCTGTGCGGCGGCTGTCGCGGCCATCAGTCAGGGCTGGATGGACTCGCCGTTGCTGATCGACCTGTCCGGAGGGCGCCTGTCCATCGAATGGGCTGGGCCGGGACATTCTGTCATGATGACCGGCCCTGCAGTCAGGGTCTATGAAGGCCAAGTCCGTCTTTGAGTGAGTAAGTACCATGACCGATCAACCTCCCGCTTCAACAGGCACACCCTGCGAATCGCCTGTCGATAGCGCAGCGCCAGACCTTGAAGCAGAGGCGGTCATCGCCTTCCTGCTCGAGCACCCGGACTTCTTCGCCGAGCACGACGAGCTGCTGGTGTCGATGCGCATCCCGCACCAGCGTGGCGACACCGTTTCGCTGGTCGAGCGTCAGCTCAAGCTGCTGCGCGAGCGCAATATCGAAATGCGCCATCGCCTGTCGCAATTGATGGACGTCGCACGGGACAACGACCGTCTGTTCGAAAAGACCCGCCGCCTGAACCTCGCATTGATGGATGCGACCAGTCTGGAAGAGTTGGTCATCGCCGTCGAAGACAGCCTGCGTCAGGACTTCCAGGTGCCCTTTGTCAGCCTCATCCTGTTCAGCGACAGCCCGATGCCCGTGGGTCGCTGGGTCAGTAGCGCCGAAGCACAGAAAGCCATCGGCGGCCTGATTGGCGAGAAAATCATCTGTGGCGCTCTGCGTGAGCATGAACTGGCGTTTCTGTTCGGTGCAGAACAGGGCAAGGAAGTCGGTTCGACCGCCATCGCCAGCCTCAATCATCTGGGACTGCATGGCGTGCTGGCCATCGGCAGCCGTGATCCGCAGCATTACAAAAGCTCGGTCGGCACCTTGTTCCTCAGTTATATCGCCGATGTGCTGAGTCGCCTGCTGCCGCGCTTCGCCCACTCATTACGCTCGGTTCGCTAGCCATGGATCAGCATCTGGACGCCTACTGCATGCACCTGCGCAGTGAGCGCCAGGTGTCGCCTCACACGCTCGAAGCCTACCGACGCGACTTGGGCAAGGTTCTGGCGTATTGCCAAAAGGCACAGTTGTCGAGCTGGAGTGATCTGGATATCCAGCACCTGCGCAGCTTCACTGCCCGCCAGCACCAGCAGGGCCAGTCTTCACGCAGCCTGGCGCGGATGCTGTCGGCGGTGCGCGGCTTCTACAAGTACCTCAATCGTGAAGGCATCTGCCAGCACGACCCGGCAAACGGCCTGTCACCGCCCAAGGGCGAGCGGCGTCTGCCCAAGACCCTGGACACCGACCGCACCGCGCAATTGCTGGACGGCGGCGTTGAAGATGATTTCCTGGCGCACCGCGACCAAGCCATCCTGGAGCTGCTGTACTCGTCAGGGTTGCGCCTGTCCGAGCTGACCGGCCTGAACCTCGACCAACTGGACCTGCGCGACGGACTGGTGCAGGTGCTGGGTAAGGGCAGCAAGACCCGCGTACTGCCGGTGGGTAGCAAGGCGCGTCAGGCACTGGAAGTCTGGCTGCCGCTGCGCGCCCTGACCCATCCGCAGGACGACGCGGTATTCGTCAGCCAGCAAGGCAAGCGCCTCGGCCCGCGTGCGATTCAGGTGCGACTCAAGGCAGCCGGTGAGCGAGAGCTGGGGCAGAATCTGCACCCGCACATGCTGCGGCACTCCTTCGCCAGCCATCTGCTCGAATCGTCACAGGACTTGCGCGCCGTGCAGGAGCTGCTGGGTCATGCGGACATCAAGACCACGCAGATATACACACACCTGGACTTCCAGCATTTGGCTACTGTTTATGACAGCGCCCATCCTCGAGCCAAACGTAAAGGAGCTGCAGATGATTAAGCTGGTGACGTTTGATCTTGACGACACGCTCTGGGACACCGCCCCTGCCATTGCCGGAGCCGAAGTCACACTGCGTGACTGGCTGGGCGAAAACGCGCCCAGGCTGGGTGCGGTTCCTGTCGAGCACCTGTGGGAAATCCGCTCGCGTCTGGTGGCCGAAGACCCGTCCTTCAAGCACCGCATCAGCGCCTTGCGCCGCCGCGTACTGTTTCATGCACTCGAAGATGCCGGTTACGACCCGGAAGAGGCGCAGGACCTGGCCGACCGGGGCTTTGAAGTGTTTCTGCAGGGCCGTCATCAGGTGCAGATTTTCCCTGAGGTGCAACCGATGCTGGAGATTCTCGCCAAGACCTTCACGCTGGGCGTGATTACCAATGGCAATGCCGATGTGCGTCGTCTGGGGCTGGCGGACTACTTTGCCTTCGCGCTGTGCGCCGAGGACCTGGGCATCGGCAAGCCTGACCCGGCACCGTTCGTGGAGGCGCTGCGCCGCGCAGGGGTCGATGCCGGTTCGGCGGTGCATGTCGGTGACCACCCCAGGGACGACATTGCAGGTGCCCAGCAGGCTGGCATGCGCGCCATCTGGTACAACCCGCAAGGCAAGGCCTGGGATGCGGATCGACTTCCGGATGCCGAGATCCATAACCTGTCGCAACTGCCCGAGGTGCTGGCGCGCTGGGCCTGAAAGCACACTGACAAGCGCGCATAGAAAAGCCCGCAGCGACGGCGGGCTTTCCTCATACAGTCACGCAGCCTCAGATAGGGCGGCTACCGTATTTGTTGTCAGGCTTCTTGGGCGGATCGGCGACCACGTTGGCCTCCACTTCCTGCACCTTGCCACCACGCGCCAGGAATTCTTCCATGGCACGTGCCAGAGCATCACGCTCCTTGTTCTTGGCTTCCACGCTAGGCAGCTCATCGACCGAGACTGCAGCCTTGGCTTTGCCTTTTGCGGCAGGTGCCGGAACGTCATCGTCTGCTTCGACCGGGTCGTCTCCGGAAGCAGCTGCAAGCTCCTCACCGTCCTCTTCGCCTTCCAGGTCGTCTTCCAGATCGTCCTTAATATCGTCGTCGTCGCTCATGTTCTACCTCATGACTTGCGAAAGCTGATTAGTTATAGCCCAACCGCCCAAAATTGCTAAGGCAACCGGAAAAATTCAACAACCGCTGATTTCAGCGGTTATGTCCACTCACCCTGAAGGGTGGCAAGGACGTTACGAGACCCACCAGCGTCTCGGTGTTCGCCCAGGTAAATACCTTGCCAGGTGCCCAGCGCCAGTCGCCCTGCCGTAACCGGCAATAACAACTGGCAGCCCAGCAGACTGGCCTTGAAATGCGCTGGCAAGTCATCAGGGCCTTCGTCGTCATGTTCGTAGCCGTCCACGCCCTGGGGCACCAGACGGTTGAAAAAACGCTCAAAGTCGCGACGTACCGCCGGATCGGCATTTTCGTTGACGGTCAACGAAGCCGAGGTATGTTGCAGCCATACATGCAGAAGCCCGACACGACAACCGCGCAACGGGGGCAACCCCGCGACTATCTCGTCAGTCACCAGATGGAACCCGCGGGGCCTGGCCCGCAAGGCAATCCTGGATTGATGCCACATACCGTTCTCCGCACCTTCGGCGCGCATTCTAACTCGACTGAGAAAAAAGCAAAGCGCGCAATAAACCGGCTTCCCTGCAAGTTGACGAAGACTGCCGCAACCTCGTTACCTGCGCTGCGTCACGGTGCCGAAATCATTGACACGGGCAAGATCAATGACAGCAAAAAGCGGCGGTATATCCACAAACGTCAGACAAAAAAATGCCCGGAGACCGGGCATTCTTTTTTGCGTAGGCCAAAGCTTACAAGTTGTAGCCACGCTCGTTGTGTTGAGCGAGGTCCAGACCGACAGACTCTTCCTCGTCGGTGACGCGCAGACCCATGACCGCATCCAGCACCTTGAGGATGATGAAGGTCACGATTGCGGTGTAGACAACGGTGAACGCGACGCCCTTGAACTGAATCCAGACCTGAGCACCGATGTCAGTCACGGTGCCGAAGCCGCCCAGTGCAGGTGCTGCGAACACACCGGTCAGGATCGCGCCGACGATACCGCCGATGCCGTGAACGCCGAACGCATCCAGGGAGTCATCGTAGCCCAGCTTGCGCTTGAGGCTGGTCGCGCAGAAGAAGCAGATCACGCCCGCTGCCAGACCGATGATCAGCGCGCCCATCGGGCCGACGGTACCGGCCGCAGGGGTAACGGCAACCAGGCCGGCAACCACACCAGAGGCAATACCCAGAGCACTTGGCTTACCATGAGTCAGCCACTCGGCGAACATCCAGCCCAGTGCGGCGGCCGCGGTAGCGATTTGAGTGACCAGCATGGCCATACCGGCAGTGCCGTTGGCCGCAGCTGCGGAACCGGCGTTGAAGCCGAACCAGCCGACCCAGAGCATCGCGGCGCCGATCAGGGTGTAACCCAGGTTGTGCGGCGCCATCGGCGTGGTCGGGAAACCTTTGCGCTTGCCCAGTACAAGACACGCTACCAGACCGGCTACACCGGCGTTGATGTGTACGACGGTACCGCCAGCGAAGTCCAGAACGCCCCAGTCCCACAGCAAGCCACCGACGCCGCCCCAGACCATGTGGGCGATTGGCGCGTAGACCAGAGTGAACCAGATGCCCATGAACACCAGCATCGCGGAAAACTTCATGCGTTCTGCGAAAGCGCCGACAATCAGGGCAGGGGTGATGATCGCGAAGGTCATCTGGAAGGTGACGAACACCGCCTCAGGGAACAACGCAGCAGGACCGGTAATGCTTGCCGGCGTGATGCCTGCCAGGAACGCTTTACCCATACCGCCAAAGAAGGAATTGAAGTTGACGACGCCCGCTTCCATACCGGTTGTGTCAAACGCAATGCTGTAGCCGTAGACGACCCACAGGATGCTGATCAGACCGGTGATTGCGAAGCACTGCATCATCACCGACAGAATGTTCTTGGAGCGAACCATGCCGCCGTAGAACAGCGCGAGACCGGGGATGGTCATGAACAGGACCAGAGCGGTCGAGGTCAGCATCCATGCGGTGTCGCCAGAGTTCAGCACCGGCTCGGCCACTGGATCAGCCGCCAGGGCAAGACCAGGTAATGCGAGGGACAACAGGGCACCGAGCCCTGCGAATTGACGCAGAGTCATATTGTTTTCTCCTGGGGCGTTGGGTTTGGCGGCTTAAATAGCGTCTGTATCGGTCTCGCCGGTACGGATGCGAATGGCCTGTTCCAGATTGACCACGAAAATCTTGCCGTCACCGATCTTGCCAGTGTTGGCGGCCTTGGTTATGGCTTCGATGACACGATCCAGATCCTTGTCATCGATGGCGACATCGATCTTCACTTTGGGAAGGAAGTCGACGACGTATTCAGCACCGCGATAAAGCTCAGTGTGACCCTTCTGACGCCCGAAGCCTTTGACTTCAGTGACGGTGATGCCCTGCACGCCGATTTCAGATAACGACTCGCGAACGTCATCCAGTTTGAACGGCTTGATGATGGCAGTGACTAGCTTCATGAAAACTTTCTCCCGAATTTGGTGGACTTGCCCCAGGAAAACAAACCCGACTCAAGTCTAAGCGCAGTGTCTGGCTTTGTAACGTGCTGGCCGCCTGATCAGGCCAGACCAACTCCAGAAAACCGCTTCTGACGAAACACTTCCCCGCTCCGCCTGCCGCACTGCATTCGTCACAGCGACTGCATCAGTGCATGGGTCATAAGCCACTAAGCAGAAAGCTTGCCACCTCGCGAATATTCATTGAATACAGGCCCTTGGGCTGGTTTTGCATAACCTTGCAGGGTCCATCATGGCGCTAATGCACAGCAATGGTGCTCATGTGCCCGTCACTGCGCTCCATAAGCGTGCATTGCGCACCCAGGATTGACTATAGACACTGCGTGTTACACTGCCGGCCTCTGATTCAGGAAAATAACCATGCTCGCGCCCAAAGCCTTTCTTGACGCTCTCAGCGGCCACGCCTCTCGCCTGTTTAATGGCGAAACGCCTGTACCGCGCAGCGAATTCGAAACCCAGTTCAAGGCCCTGCTGCAAAGCGGCTTCAGCAAACTGGATCTGGTCAGCCGTGAAGAGTTCGACAGCCAGATGGCCGTCCTCGCCCGCACCCGCGCCCGCCTCGAAGCGCTGGAGGCCAAGATGGCCGAGCTGGAAGAGAAGACTGGCGGGGCCGCAGGGACTGAAAAAGCCGAATAAGGGCTTTCCTTGTTTTGCTTTCAGTGCGCTGCAGCGCTGAACGTTGTCATGCACAACGGGGCAGGCACCTGACCTGCTCGCGAAGCGAGAGGCTCAAACGTGTACTGGCCTTCGCGTCGCAGCCATGAATCGCCCCGGATTTCAGTGATACAGTTGCGCGCCGAAATACGCTAACGTCTCGGCGCGCCAGTCATGCACTGGCCACTCCTCCCGGCTATTCGAACGTTCTATGGATGGAAGCATGACTGACAAACGTCCCCTTACTCGCAGCTCCCTGGCCGCAACCCTGTGGTTGTGTATCGGCACGTCTGTTTTCGCTCAGGAGACGGCATTGCATTCCGGCAAGTACGAGCAGTTGATGCTGGCCGTGACGCCCGAGCATCAGGTCGAGGGTTATTACTCGGAGACGCGCGGCGAGGCATTCAGCTGTGCGTTCTATCTGCAAGGCAAGGTCGAGGCCGGGAAGGGCGCAGCGGTGTCGTCCTGGCTGGATGACGTCTACCCAGGAACACTAAAGGCCTCGGCTGATGGCGTGGTGCTGACGATCGAGCAAGGCCGGCAGCACCCCGGCTGCATGAACGTGATGGCGCCGGACATCGCCACCGGCATGGATCTGACCCGGACCGCCAGCAAGCAGTGGGTCGGTCTGCTGACTGTCACCGCGGACAAGGCCTGGCTGCAAAAAACACCGAATGCCAAAGCCACCCGAGGCGCCTATATCGTCAAGGATGATGTCGTCGGGGTTCTGGCATTCAAGGATGGCGCGGCTCAGGTCGAGTTCATCAATGCCGATGATCGCTCGTTTACCGGGTGGATCAGTCAGGACCAATATGCGCGGTTGGCCGCGCCCGGACGCTGATATCAGACGGGGAGGTCAGCCAATCTGCCGCACTCGGCTGAGATCTGTCGAGGGTGGGCAGCCAAACTGGCGGCTGTACTCCCTGCTGAACTGCGAAGGGCTTTCATAGCCGACGCGATAGCAGGCGCTGGAGGCGTCCAGGCCTTCATTGATGATCAGCCGTCGAGCTTCTTGCAGGCGCAGCTTTTTCTGATACTGCAACGGACTCATGGCGGTCAGCGCCTTGAATCGGTGGTGCAGCGTCGAATTGCCGAGGTTGGCCAGACGCGCCAGTTCGTCGATGCGCAGCGGCTCGGTGTAATGACTGTTCAGCCAGTCGACCGCCCGCGTAACGCGATGCGTCTGCGAATCCCCAACCGCGATTTCGTAGAGTCGCCGCCCATTGTTGCCGCGCAGCAGCCGATAGTAGAGCTCCCGAAGTGCAAGGGGCGCGAGCATGCCGATGTCGCGAGGCGTGTCGAGCAGGCGCACCAGCCTCAACACCGTCTCCAGCAATGGCTGATCCATTGGCTCAAGAAACAGGCCCCGCTGCGGCTCGTCCGGAACGCCGTTCAATGGCGCTTCCGCAATGAGCTGGGCAATGTGCGCAGGCTCGAAATCCAGACGAATACATAGATAGGGCGCCTCGCCACTCGCTTCAAGCACGCGCCCGGCGACCGGCACAGTCACCGCGACGACCAGATAGCTGAGCGGGTCGTACACATATTGCTCATCGCCCAGCGCAACCTCCTTGCGACCTTGAACGATCACGCAAAGGGCTGGCCGATGCAGCGCATGAATCAGCTCGGACGGCGCATCGCAGCGGATAACGTGCAGCGGCGCAATAGCGGTTTCATAAACACCGGGTGCCGCAAAGCGCTGCGTCAGCAACTGGATGATTTCAGCCCGGCAAACATCGGTGCCCGGAGCGCTCGCAGCATTGTGTGTATCCATGAATAACCCCGTCCCAAGTCAGTGTTGCTGCACGCCTTTCCTTTGCATCGAACGCCATCATAGCGGCCATTGTGCAGCGATTCAGCGTAAGGCAGACCCACAGACAGGAATAGGCAAGTGTCGCGCAGGTATCGGCATGCGCACAGTGATGAGCGACTCGTAGCATGGCCATCGCAATCAGTTTGAGCCGCGTGCTGAAACTGAGCCACCGATGACTTCACGAGGAAAGCCAGTCATGTCGAATATTCAAGGCAAGGTTGTACTGATCACAGGCGCCAGCAGCGGCATTGGCGAAGCTGCCGCCCGACTCATCGCCGCCAAGGGCGCATACGTGGTGCTGGGCGCTCGGCGCATCGAGCGTCTGGAGATGCTGGCGGCAGACATCGAAGCGCAGGGCGGCTCGGCACGCTTCCGCGCGCTGGACGTGACCGATGCGCTCGACATGCAAGCCTTTGCCGACTTCGCCAAACACGCGTTCGGCAAGATCGACGTGATTATCAACAACGCCGGCGTCATGCCCCTGTCGCCGCTCGCCGCGGTGAACATCGCAGAGTGGAACCAGATGCTCGACGTCAACGTGCGCGGCGTACTGCACGGCATCGCCGCCGTGCTGCCGAGCATGCAAGCGCAAGGGCACGGCCAGATCATCAACATCTCCTCCATCGGCGGCCTAGCCGTTTCCCCGACCGCCGCAGTGTACTGCGCCACCAAATTCGCTGTTCGCGCCATCTCCGATGGCCTTCGGCAGGAAACCGACAAGATCCGCGTCACCGTCGTCTGCCCCGGCGTGGTCGAATCAGAGCTGGCCGACTCGATTTCCGACGAGACCGCGCGCGAGGCGATGAACGCGTTTCGAAAGGTTGCGTTGGAGCCGGATGCGATCGCACGCGCGCTTGTTTACGCGATCGAGCAGCCGGATGGGGTGGATGTGAGCGAGATTGTGGTGCGGCCTACGGGGAGTGCTTATTGAGACTGGTAATGAGGACTACCACTTCCAGGCCCTTTCGGTGAACTCGGCCGTTGGGGGGAGCGCGCCACGGAGGAACGCGAGGTATTTGTTGAACAGGACCTCGTGCTGGAAGCGGGCCTCGAAGCCAAGTGTGACGTCGGTGCGGTGGGTGATGATCATGAGGCGCTTTCGGTCGACGGTGACGAAGTTGTACTCGGCCCATGGCAGGCTTTGTTCGCGGTGGATGGGGTTTTCCCAGTTGAGTAGCTTGATGGCTGCGATAAAGGCCATGGCCACCGGGCCGATCAGGAACAGCAGTGATCCGGTGAGTATGGCTACGAATACGAACAGCATGATCACGGCGATGGCGATGCCTTTGAAAAAGGAAGAGGCGAAATCGGGGTAGTGGAGGTAGTACTCTACGAGGGCATGGTGGGTGGTGATGGTGTAGTTGTAGATGGTTTTTTGGCGGATGAGCAGTGTGACGAAGTACAAATAATTTCCGATAAAAAGCAGGGTTAATATGAATAACCAA encodes:
- a CDS encoding DUF484 family protein; translation: MTDQPPASTGTPCESPVDSAAPDLEAEAVIAFLLEHPDFFAEHDELLVSMRIPHQRGDTVSLVERQLKLLRERNIEMRHRLSQLMDVARDNDRLFEKTRRLNLALMDATSLEELVIAVEDSLRQDFQVPFVSLILFSDSPMPVGRWVSSAEAQKAIGGLIGEKIICGALREHELAFLFGAEQGKEVGSTAIASLNHLGLHGVLAIGSRDPQHYKSSVGTLFLSYIADVLSRLLPRFAHSLRSVR
- the xerC gene encoding tyrosine recombinase XerC, translated to MDQHLDAYCMHLRSERQVSPHTLEAYRRDLGKVLAYCQKAQLSSWSDLDIQHLRSFTARQHQQGQSSRSLARMLSAVRGFYKYLNREGICQHDPANGLSPPKGERRLPKTLDTDRTAQLLDGGVEDDFLAHRDQAILELLYSSGLRLSELTGLNLDQLDLRDGLVQVLGKGSKTRVLPVGSKARQALEVWLPLRALTHPQDDAVFVSQQGKRLGPRAIQVRLKAAGERELGQNLHPHMLRHSFASHLLESSQDLRAVQELLGHADIKTTQIYTHLDFQHLATVYDSAHPRAKRKGAADD
- a CDS encoding HAD family hydrolase, which gives rise to MIKLVTFDLDDTLWDTAPAIAGAEVTLRDWLGENAPRLGAVPVEHLWEIRSRLVAEDPSFKHRISALRRRVLFHALEDAGYDPEEAQDLADRGFEVFLQGRHQVQIFPEVQPMLEILAKTFTLGVITNGNADVRRLGLADYFAFALCAEDLGIGKPDPAPFVEALRRAGVDAGSAVHVGDHPRDDIAGAQQAGMRAIWYNPQGKAWDADRLPDAEIHNLSQLPEVLARWA
- the sutA gene encoding transcriptional regulator SutA, which gives rise to MSDDDDIKDDLEDDLEGEEDGEELAAASGDDPVEADDDVPAPAAKGKAKAAVSVDELPSVEAKNKERDALARAMEEFLARGGKVQEVEANVVADPPKKPDNKYGSRPI
- a CDS encoding secondary thiamine-phosphate synthase enzyme YjbQ, translated to MWHQSRIALRARPRGFHLVTDEIVAGLPPLRGCRVGLLHVWLQHTSASLTVNENADPAVRRDFERFFNRLVPQGVDGYEHDDEGPDDLPAHFKASLLGCQLLLPVTAGRLALGTWQGIYLGEHRDAGGSRNVLATLQGEWT
- a CDS encoding ammonium transporter; the encoded protein is MTLRQFAGLGALLSLALPGLALAADPVAEPVLNSGDTAWMLTSTALVLFMTIPGLALFYGGMVRSKNILSVMMQCFAITGLISILWVVYGYSIAFDTTGMEAGVVNFNSFFGGMGKAFLAGITPASITGPAALFPEAVFVTFQMTFAIITPALIVGAFAERMKFSAMLVFMGIWFTLVYAPIAHMVWGGVGGLLWDWGVLDFAGGTVVHINAGVAGLVACLVLGKRKGFPTTPMAPHNLGYTLIGAAMLWVGWFGFNAGSAAAANGTAGMAMLVTQIATAAAALGWMFAEWLTHGKPSALGIASGVVAGLVAVTPAAGTVGPMGALIIGLAAGVICFFCATSLKRKLGYDDSLDAFGVHGIGGIVGAILTGVFAAPALGGFGTVTDIGAQVWIQFKGVAFTVVYTAIVTFIILKVLDAVMGLRVTDEEESVGLDLAQHNERGYNL
- the glnK gene encoding P-II family nitrogen regulator → MKLVTAIIKPFKLDDVRESLSEIGVQGITVTEVKGFGRQKGHTELYRGAEYVVDFLPKVKIDVAIDDKDLDRVIEAITKAANTGKIGDGKIFVVNLEQAIRIRTGETDTDAI
- a CDS encoding accessory factor UbiK family protein — encoded protein: MLAPKAFLDALSGHASRLFNGETPVPRSEFETQFKALLQSGFSKLDLVSREEFDSQMAVLARTRARLEALEAKMAELEEKTGGAAGTEKAE
- a CDS encoding AraC family transcriptional regulator, with the protein product MDTHNAASAPGTDVCRAEIIQLLTQRFAAPGVYETAIAPLHVIRCDAPSELIHALHRPALCVIVQGRKEVALGDEQYVYDPLSYLVVAVTVPVAGRVLEASGEAPYLCIRLDFEPAHIAQLIAEAPLNGVPDEPQRGLFLEPMDQPLLETVLRLVRLLDTPRDIGMLAPLALRELYYRLLRGNNGRRLYEIAVGDSQTHRVTRAVDWLNSHYTEPLRIDELARLANLGNSTLHHRFKALTAMSPLQYQKKLRLQEARRLIINEGLDASSACYRVGYESPSQFSREYSRQFGCPPSTDLSRVRQIG
- a CDS encoding SDR family oxidoreductase gives rise to the protein MSNIQGKVVLITGASSGIGEAAARLIAAKGAYVVLGARRIERLEMLAADIEAQGGSARFRALDVTDALDMQAFADFAKHAFGKIDVIINNAGVMPLSPLAAVNIAEWNQMLDVNVRGVLHGIAAVLPSMQAQGHGQIINISSIGGLAVSPTAAVYCATKFAVRAISDGLRQETDKIRVTVVCPGVVESELADSISDETAREAMNAFRKVALEPDAIARALVYAIEQPDGVDVSEIVVRPTGSAY